The following nucleotide sequence is from Posidoniimonas corsicana.
TCCAGTCGCTCGCGCTGCCCGAGCGGCGCGAGCAACAACTCGACGGCCCGCTGCTGGTCGGCGCGTGCGAGCGGCTGGAGCGGGACTTCGACCCGCAGCACGGCGGCTTCGGCGGCGCGCCCAAGTTCCCGCAGCCGATGAACCTGCAGGCGCTGCTCCGCGGGTGGCAGCGGACCGGGCGGCAGGCGCTGCTCGACATGGTCACCACCACGCTCGACAAGATGCACGCCGGCGGCATGTACGACCACCTGGGCGGCGGCTTCGCCCGCTACAGCGTCGACGAGCGGTGGCTGGTGCCGCACTTCGAGAAGATGCTGTACGACAACGCCAGCCTGGCGGTCGCGTACCTGGAGGGCTTCCTCGCCGCCGACGAGCCGCGGTACGCGCAGGTCACGCGCGAGACGCTCGACTACGTGCTCCGCGACATGACCGACCCGGCCGGCGGCTTCTACAGCGCCGAGGACGCCGATAGCGAGGGGCACGAGGGCAAGTTCTACGTCTGGAAGCCGGAGCAGATCCGCTCGGTGCTCGGCGAGACCGACGCCGACCTGTTCTGCCGCGTGTACGACGTCACGCCGATCGGCAACTTCGAGGGGCAGAACATCCTCAACCTGCCCAAGAGCATCGACCAGCAGGCGCAGCTGCTAAAGCTCGACCCGGCCGACCTGTCCCAGCGCCTGGCGGCCATGCGGCAGAAGCTGCTGGCCGAGCGCGCCAAGCGGGTCCGCCCGGGGCGCGACGAAAAGGTGCTGGTCAACTGGAACGGCCTGATGATCGACGCGTTGGCCAGGGCGGGCGCCGCGCTGAGCGAGCCTCGCTACCTGGACGCCGCCCGCCGCGCCGCCGACTTCCTGCTGGCCGAGCTCTCGCCCAAGCCGGGGCGGCTGCTGCACACCTGGGCCGGCGGCCGGGCGAAGCTGAACGCGTACCTGGACGACTACGCCGCGCTGTCCGGCGCGCTTATCAGTCTGTACGAGGCGACCTTCGAGGAGCGCTACCTCGACGCCGCCGGCGGGCTGCTCGACACGGTGCTCGAGCGGTTCACCGACCCGGCCAGCGGCTCGTTCTTCTACACCTCCAACGACCACGACGAGCTGATCACCCGCACGCTCGAGCTGACCGACAACGCCACGCCCAGCGGAGCGTCATTGGCGACCACGGCCTTGGTGCGGCTCGGCAAGCTGACCGGCAACGAGGCCTACCTGGCCGCGGCCGACCGGGCGCTGCAGGCGTCGGCCTCGATGATGGAGCGGGTGCCGATCGCGATGGGCCAGATGCTGGTCGCGCTGGACCTGTACGCCGGGCCCACGCCGGAGCTGGTGTTCACCGGCCCGGACGCCAAGCGGCTGGCCGAGTCCACGCACCGCCGCTTCCTGCCCCGCCGGGTGATCGCCTGCCGTCCGGGCTCCGGCGGCGGGGGCGACGCGCCCGGGTCGCCGCTCCTGACCGGCACGTTCAGCGGGCGTGACGCGGCCGCCGAGTCGAGGCTGTACGTGTGCGAGAACCACGCCTGCCAGGCGCCGGTTGAGGGGAGCGAGGCGATCGTCGCGCGGCTGAAGGAGCTGACCGAAGAGCGTTAGCCTCGAGCAGCAAGCAGGAGACCCTCCAGCCGACAGATTACTTCTGTCGGAGGCGCCACGCTGAGCGTTGCCACGGGAAGCTATAGAAAACCAGCGCTTTGGCGGTGGCAAGCAGTGGGGGCTTAAATCCGGGGCATCCGACGGATGTAATCCGTCGGCTGTTGTGTGTGCGTTTAACGTAGCCCTGCGCTACTCTCGTTCGACTGCCCAGTCCCGCGGCGCGACAAATCCCTCACGGCCCTCACCATACGGCAAGCTCTGCACGTCGGAGGTCAGCGATTCGAATGCGGCCAGCTCGCGTCGGAGCGCTTCGGCGACCGTGGGGTGTTGGTCGGCCAGGTCGGCGCGTTCGGCCGGGCGGGCGGACATCTCGAACAGCTTGCCGTCTTTCAGCTTCCAGTCCTGGGTGACAACCGCGTGGTGGCCCAGGTAGAGCGACCGGTCGGCGGGCGGCGCAGAACCGCCGAGCAACGGCAGCAGGTTGACGCCATCGATCTCGTTCCGCGGCGTCGGCGCACCACCGGCGGCCGCCAGCAGTGTCGGCAGCACGTCGATGTATGCGGTCAGCGCGTCGAGCTTGCGTCCGCCTGTGATGCGGGCCGGCCAACGCACGATCGTCGGCACGCGGACGCCGCCCTCCCACACGCTCCCCTTGGCGCCGCGCAACGGCTTGTTGCTGCCGCCGTGCTGGGGCGTGCCGCCGTTGTCGCTCAGGAACCACACCAGGGTGTTCTCTGCCTGGCCGCTTTGGTCGATCGCGTCGAGCACCCGGCCGACGCCCCGATCGAGCGCGTCGACCATCGCGCGGAACGTCTGCCGCTTGGTGTTGCCACGCCCCCTCAGGTCGGCGGCTGCGTTTTTGCTGCCGAACCGCGGCCGGTCAGGGTCAAAGCCCTGCCGGGCCAACGCCTGCTGTTCGGCCTGCAGCGGCGAGTGCGGCGCGTTAAATGGGACGTAGAGGAAGAACGGCGCCTCACCGCGGTGGTCGCCGATGAACCGGACCGCCTCGTCGGCCAACAGCGTCGTCGCGTAGCCCTGGTCGCGGCTGGGCTGGAACCCACGGTACCAGTCGAGCTCGCCCTCACGCTCGTGGGTGAAGTAGTCGATAGCGCCGTTGAGGTGACCATAGAACTCGGTGAAGCCGCGCGACAGTGGGTGGTACCGGCGCCGCGAGTGCCCCAGGTGCCACTTGCCCACGCACGCACGCCGCTGGTAGCCGGCTTCGGCGAGCAGCTCCGGCAGGCACTGCTCATCGGTCGACAGGCCGAAGTCCCGCCAGGGAGGAATGACGTCGTTGTGCAGGCCGAAGCGGTGAGGGTAGCGGCCGGTCATCAGCCCGGCCCGAGTAGGAGAGCAAACCGGGCAGACGTAGAACCGATCGAGCTCGACGCCGGCGGCCGCCAGCCGATCGATGTGGGGGGTGTTTACCCTGGCGTTGTGGTAGCCGACATCGTTCCACCCGAGGTCGTCGGCGACCAGCAGCACGATATTTGGCGGCGCGGCGACCACTTGGTCGCAGCACGCCGTCGCGAAAGCTGCCAACACCGCGCCGCGCCAAATGAGTCCCGCCATCACTGCTTCTCGCCAAGGGGCCAATGCTGGTCCATGTCAACGGCTCCGGGAACGGCGTTCTTGATTGAGCACGCCGGGGTGGGCGATTAGACTCACGAGGGCGTCGCCTCATCGCTCTGCTTGTCACCACAGCTGTCCGCTTGCCGAGAGCTAGCCTAATGTATCGCAACACGCTGCTGATTGCCTCCTGCTCGCTGCTGCTTTGCGCGTCACGCTGTGCCGCGTTTGGTGTCCCAGAGCCGGTCTTCGTGATCGAGCCCGACAACTATGCCGACGGCACGGTGCTCAACAGCATCTCGCCGCTGGTGACGCTCTCAACCGGCGCGTTCAGCGACAATCGCCCCACATTTGATGTCGTTGCATCGACCGACCCGCAGGACGCGTCGACCGGCGCCAAGGTGTTCGCCCACGGCGGTGGCGTCTCGTTCTTCAACTCCGGCCGGACATTCCGGATGGACTTCCCCAGCCCGCCACGCAAGGTCGAACTCGACTACATCGCCAGCGGCTTCTTCGACAACCTCTACCTGGGGCGGATCGAGGGGTACGACACCGCGGGCAACCTGATCGAGGTCGACGAGACCGCGCTGCTCGCCGGCGGGCAGTTCGAGACGCTCACCCTCTCGGCGCCCGGCATCGCCTACGCGGTCGCCTACCCGCCCGAAGACTCGTTCGGCGATTTTGACTTCCTGCGGATCACGGCGCCCGAGCCAACTGGCCTACTGCTGGCCGTGACGGCCTTTGCAGTGGCAGCCGGTAGGCGGTCGCGGGCCGGACGGGCCCGGACCTCTATCCAGTGAGCGGCCCTGCAAGCGGGCCGGGAGAATCTGGAACTCTTTCTCAGAATTGTGCACGGATCGGGCCGCGGTTAGCCACTAACAGCAGTGGACGGTCGATATATGCCGCCATTCTGCCTCCAACCGCGACGAATCCCATGCGTCTGACACTCCGCACCCTGCTGGCCTACCTCGACAACATCCTGGAGCCCCAGGACCAGGAAGAACTCTCCCGCAGGGTCGCGGCGAGCGACGTCGCGAACGACCTGCTGCACCGCACGCGGGACGCCACGCGGCGGCTGCGCCAGCCGGCGCCCGACGTGAACGCCAGCGGCCCGCAGAGCGACGCCAACACAGTCGCGGAGTACCTGGACAACACGCTGCCGCCGGACGACGTCACGGAATTTGAGCGGCGGTGCCTGGACCTCGAGACCTTCCCCGACGCCGACTCGCACCTGGCCGAGACGGCCTTGTGCCACCACGTGCTGACCATGGTGCTGGGCCAACGGGCGGATATCGACCCGGCCACCAAGCAACGGCTGTACGCCATGGGCCGTGGCGCGGCGGCCGCGACCGCCGCCCCTCCGGCCGAGCCCCAGGAAGTGGGTCCGCCGGTGCACGAGCACAGCAGCGTCGCGGAGATCCCGGACTACCTGCGGGCCTCGGAGCGGTCGGTTGTCAGCCGGCTGCTGCCAGCGATAGCGGCGTTGCTGCTGCTGGCGGTGACCGCGTTCCTGGCGTTTGGCCCCGGTGGCTGGATGCGCGAGAAGGGCGAGCCGGTCGCCGCGAACAACGGGGCCGCCAGCCCGGCAGAGGCCGGCGCCGCGTCCCCCGAGGAGGGCGAGCCAGCGCCTATCGTGCCGCCGATCGACGAGCCACAAACCGGCGGCGACACGCCCGGCGGCGTGGCGGATGGAGAACCAGAAGACGAGCCCTCCGGCGACCCAGACGAAGTAATCTCGGAGGAGACCGTCGTCGAGGTTGAGGAGCCAATCGACCCGGCCGCCGGCGTCCCCGGCGTGGGCGTGGTTGACGAGGGCATGGCCGACGAAGCATCGGGCGAGACCGCCACGGTGTCCGAGCAGGGGCCCGACCCGCTGGAAGGGGTCGACCCGCCGATCCCCGGTGTCCCAACCGCGCCCGGTGAGGCGTTGGCCGACGCGCCAACCGGAGAAGGCGGCGAGGAAGCAATGACGACCGACCCCGCCGAGGCGGTCGCGTCGGACGACAGCTCCGAAGAGGGCGCCGACCCACTGGAGCCGGTCGAGCCGGAGCCGCCCAAGCGGCTCGGCATGGTGTTCTCCCAGGGCGCGGTGCTGCTGCGGCTGGACGAGGCCACCGACCAGCCGGTCTGGCGCCGCGTCGCGGACCGCGCCGAGGTGATGCCCGGCGAGAAGCTGCTGTCGCTGCCGACCTACCGGCCGGCCGTGGCGTTCGACTCCGAGATCGTGCTCGACCTGTTCGACGGAACCCGGGTCAACGTGGGTTCGCTCGGCGAGTCGACCCCAGAAGTGAACGTGGTCTACGGCCGCCTGCTGCTGACCAACATGGGCAAGACGCCCGCGGAGCTGTCATTCTCGCTGGGCGAGCGGTTCGGCCGGCTCACCCTCGGCGAGGCGTCGTCGCTGGCGATCGAGGTCGAGCGGCTCTTCCAGCCCGGGGTCGACCCGCGGCAGCAGGCCGCGCCGCTGGTGGCGGAGTGCTACGCGCCGGTGGGGGACGTTGAGTGGGCCGGCGCCGACTTTGAGATCAACGCCGCGGACCGCGGCATGTGGATGATCTCCGACCAAGAGGTCAGCGAGATCCAGCCCTACTCCACCGACCCCACCTGGCTGGAGGACCGCACGCCGTCGCGGGTGACCCGCGAGGCGTCCCCCCGCCTGGCGGCCCAGATCCAGGTCGGTCCGCCCGCCTGGACGCAGCTATCGGCCATCAACAACTCGCGGCTCAAGGAGGTGCGGGCGCTGGCCAACATCTGCGCGGTGCACATCGGCCAGTTTGACGCGATCGTCAAGGCGCTGCGTGACGAGGAGCAGTCCCTGTCCTGGAGCGAGGAGATCGCCGCGCTGCGGTTCGCCATGGCCAGCAGCCCAGCCCTGGCCCAGGCGGTGAACGATGAGCTCTACCGCCAGCGGCCCGAAGAAGTAGCGGAGGAGGTCTGGGAGATGCTCTGCGGCTACAACCTGCAGCAGGTGGGCGAGGACCCGGACGCCTGGCGGGTGGGCGCCATGCGGACGCTTATCGACCGCCTGTCCAGCGATCAGCTCGACGTGCGGGTGCTGGCAAACACCAACCTGGAGCAGATCACCGGCCGGCGGGGCGTGTTTAATCCGATCGGCACCTCGGGCGCCCGCGAGACCAGCATCAACCGCCAGCGGTCCCGGCTGGAGTCGGGCGAGCTGAAGCCCGCCGGGCTGACCTCGGCCGCCCCGTAACGCCGGGCAGGGCGAATTCCCGGCCCGTGGGGCTACAATAGCCGGTCCGGGACGCAGCTTTCCCGGAGTTTTCTCGCCCGGCGGGGCCGATTAGTGCCCCGGCCGGCCCCGAACCTGTAGCCCGGGCCGCCGGCCCGAGCTCGGTTCCGTCTTTTTCCCGCCGCCGCTACAATGAGCCTCTTGGCCGCTGCGGCCCTCATCCCCTCTTTGACCGTTATCAGTTACGTATTTCGAAGGAAAACTCGGTGCAGATTAACGTCACGACCAGGCACGGGCACCTGAATGAAGCAACCCAGGAGAAGCTGACGGCGAAAGCGGAGAAACTGCAGCGGTTCTTTGAGCGACTCAGCGCGATCGAGATTGTGGTGGACCTGAAGGACCCCCACCGCCCGCGTGTGGACGTGAATGTATCGGCGGAGCACAAACACGACTTTGTGTCGCACGATCAAGGCGATAACCTAATAGCGGTAGCCGACAGCGCCCTGCACAAGATGGAGGAGCAGCTGCGCCGCTACAAGGAGAAGGTACAAAACCGCCACCGCGACGCGTCGGTCAAGCGGCTCGAAGACGAGACCGTCGAGATGGGCGGGGACGAAGACGGCGATTCCTGATCGCCACCCAACGAGGCCGGCGCCCGGGAGCACCGTTCCCCGGCGGCCGAGCCCCAGCAGAAGAGCCACGGCGGGCGGGCCGCAGCAGATCGACCCGCCGCCCGGCGGGCCCCGGTAGGGCCGTCCGCCGCGCACCAGACACAGCGTAAGACACAAGGAAACCAGT
It contains:
- a CDS encoding thioredoxin domain-containing protein → MPNRLANESSPYLLQHQDNPVDWQPWGEEALAEAARRDVPIFLSIGYSACHWCHVMEYESFENQAIADYLNEHYVSIKVDREERPDLDQIYMNAVQMLTGRGGWPMSVFLTPQLKPFYGGTYWPASAARGMPGFDQVLAAVVDAWQNRREQAEQTAMELTEKIQSLALPERREQQLDGPLLVGACERLERDFDPQHGGFGGAPKFPQPMNLQALLRGWQRTGRQALLDMVTTTLDKMHAGGMYDHLGGGFARYSVDERWLVPHFEKMLYDNASLAVAYLEGFLAADEPRYAQVTRETLDYVLRDMTDPAGGFYSAEDADSEGHEGKFYVWKPEQIRSVLGETDADLFCRVYDVTPIGNFEGQNILNLPKSIDQQAQLLKLDPADLSQRLAAMRQKLLAERAKRVRPGRDEKVLVNWNGLMIDALARAGAALSEPRYLDAARRAADFLLAELSPKPGRLLHTWAGGRAKLNAYLDDYAALSGALISLYEATFEERYLDAAGGLLDTVLERFTDPASGSFFYTSNDHDELITRTLELTDNATPSGASLATTALVRLGKLTGNEAYLAAADRALQASASMMERVPIAMGQMLVALDLYAGPTPELVFTGPDAKRLAESTHRRFLPRRVIACRPGSGGGGDAPGSPLLTGTFSGRDAAAESRLYVCENHACQAPVEGSEAIVARLKELTEER
- a CDS encoding sulfatase-like hydrolase/transferase, which produces MAGLIWRGAVLAAFATACCDQVVAAPPNIVLLVADDLGWNDVGYHNARVNTPHIDRLAAAGVELDRFYVCPVCSPTRAGLMTGRYPHRFGLHNDVIPPWRDFGLSTDEQCLPELLAEAGYQRRACVGKWHLGHSRRRYHPLSRGFTEFYGHLNGAIDYFTHEREGELDWYRGFQPSRDQGYATTLLADEAVRFIGDHRGEAPFFLYVPFNAPHSPLQAEQQALARQGFDPDRPRFGSKNAAADLRGRGNTKRQTFRAMVDALDRGVGRVLDAIDQSGQAENTLVWFLSDNGGTPQHGGSNKPLRGAKGSVWEGGVRVPTIVRWPARITGGRKLDALTAYIDVLPTLLAAAGGAPTPRNEIDGVNLLPLLGGSAPPADRSLYLGHHAVVTQDWKLKDGKLFEMSARPAERADLADQHPTVAEALRRELAAFESLTSDVQSLPYGEGREGFVAPRDWAVERE
- the hpf gene encoding ribosome hibernation-promoting factor, HPF/YfiA family → MQINVTTRHGHLNEATQEKLTAKAEKLQRFFERLSAIEIVVDLKDPHRPRVDVNVSAEHKHDFVSHDQGDNLIAVADSALHKMEEQLRRYKEKVQNRHRDASVKRLEDETVEMGGDEDGDS